A single region of the Acidimicrobiales bacterium genome encodes:
- a CDS encoding amidohydrolase family protein, with the protein MSESTFPDDVAAIDTMMGTRAGPNARLNYENLSGIKDDASKEMNFPAQYMFKDVPFSDQARGTDGELQDPPQGADLCLPFMDRNNVQMAMIGIGPGKSEGRAMIEEHPDRFFACHEPDPNEVMGSIRTIRQLHRDAGLKAVTAFPSGRNPQVPIDDPKMYAIYATCCELDIPVFCCAGVPGPRLPFAPQHVELIDQVMYDFPDLVFVTRHGCEPWGDLIVKLMLKWPNLHYSTSAFAPKHYPKAIVDYANTRGADKVIYAGYFPMGLSLDRIFTELRNVPFKAEVWPKFLRENAIRVLKLDA; encoded by the coding sequence ATGAGCGAATCGACCTTCCCTGACGACGTGGCAGCCATCGACACGATGATGGGCACCCGGGCGGGCCCTAACGCCAGGCTCAACTACGAGAACCTGTCCGGGATCAAGGACGATGCCTCCAAGGAGATGAACTTCCCGGCCCAGTACATGTTCAAGGACGTGCCGTTCTCCGATCAGGCCCGCGGTACCGACGGCGAACTCCAGGACCCACCGCAGGGTGCCGATCTGTGCCTGCCGTTCATGGACCGCAACAACGTGCAGATGGCCATGATCGGCATCGGTCCCGGCAAGTCCGAGGGTCGGGCCATGATCGAAGAGCATCCGGACCGGTTCTTCGCCTGTCACGAGCCGGATCCCAATGAGGTCATGGGGTCGATCCGGACCATCCGCCAGCTCCACCGCGACGCCGGGCTGAAGGCGGTCACCGCCTTCCCGAGCGGCCGCAACCCCCAGGTCCCCATCGACGACCCGAAGATGTACGCCATCTACGCCACGTGCTGCGAGCTGGACATCCCCGTCTTCTGCTGCGCCGGGGTCCCCGGACCCCGCCTGCCGTTCGCCCCCCAGCACGTCGAGTTGATCGACCAGGTGATGTACGACTTCCCCGACCTGGTGTTTGTCACCCGGCACGGCTGCGAACCGTGGGGGGACCTGATCGTCAAGTTGATGCTGAAGTGGCCGAACCTCCACTACTCCACCTCGGCATTCGCCCCGAAGCACTACCCGAAGGCCATTGTCGACTACGCGAACACCCGGGGCGCCGACAAGGTCATCTACGCCGGCTACTTCCCCATGGGCCTGTCATTGGACCGCATCTTCACCGAACTGCGCAACGTGCCGTTCAAGGCCGAGGTGTGGCCGAAGTTCCTCCGCGAGAACGCCATCCGGGTGCTCAAGCTGGATGCCTGA